The Cupriavidus sp. EM10 genome includes a region encoding these proteins:
- a CDS encoding hybrid sensor histidine kinase/response regulator, whose amino-acid sequence MALPFLPHYDEPRLLSAQMELIDQSFGMAMLGCALAAIILGTGLSLAGGHPGALPWAAAVAVLCAVAHFGRLAMPDRLTEARSGMYARGMTAMLVLIGSLWGLAGWLYLDIRAPAVVICVLSLIAGMSAAALAVFSACLPVAVGFFIPAIVPVWAVFIVTHDIAYLPMFLGTPLYLFVLIVFARNYSRMARHSLTLRFENVELISQLRDQTARAGHAQREAEEANRAKSVFLASASHDLRQPLHALGLFLVSLGRTPLDARQRQLLDHIEASSGAAREMLNTLLDFSKLDAGVVTSRPRPFRLQPVLHKLENEFAPQANARGLVYRTRDTTATAFGDPTLTELILRNLIANAIRYTRTGGVLVACRKRRFHVSVEVWDTGIGIPDSQHRAIFREFHQLGNPERDQRKGLGLGLAIVDGLARTMQTSVTLKSVPHRGSVFRFRLPLAWTAPEESVLPGAATRLDGLRVLVIDDDPAIREAMAGLLTVWNCPNRTAETEEEALALLSGFTPDLLLADYRLRGHRTGLEAIAAIRERAGRDLPAIVITGDTAADRLRNVHAGGTALLHKPVVPGELHAAIGALLYDAD is encoded by the coding sequence ATGGCGTTGCCCTTCCTTCCGCACTACGACGAACCGCGGCTACTGTCCGCGCAGATGGAGCTGATCGACCAGAGCTTCGGCATGGCCATGCTGGGCTGCGCGCTGGCCGCGATCATCCTGGGCACGGGACTGTCGCTGGCCGGCGGCCATCCCGGCGCGCTGCCATGGGCGGCCGCGGTGGCCGTGCTCTGCGCCGTGGCCCACTTTGGCCGGCTGGCGATGCCGGACCGGCTCACGGAGGCCCGGTCCGGCATGTATGCGCGGGGCATGACGGCGATGCTGGTGCTGATCGGCAGCCTGTGGGGGCTGGCCGGCTGGCTCTACCTGGATATCCGCGCGCCGGCCGTGGTGATCTGCGTGCTGTCGCTGATCGCCGGCATGAGCGCGGCGGCGCTGGCCGTGTTCTCGGCCTGCCTGCCCGTGGCGGTGGGCTTCTTCATCCCGGCCATCGTGCCGGTCTGGGCGGTGTTCATCGTCACGCACGATATCGCCTACCTGCCGATGTTCCTGGGCACCCCGCTCTACCTGTTCGTGTTGATCGTGTTCGCGCGTAACTATTCGCGCATGGCGCGGCATTCGCTGACGCTGCGCTTCGAGAACGTGGAGCTGATCTCGCAGCTGCGCGACCAGACCGCGCGCGCCGGCCACGCCCAGCGCGAGGCCGAAGAAGCCAACCGGGCCAAGTCCGTGTTCCTGGCATCGGCCAGCCACGACCTGCGCCAGCCGCTGCATGCGCTGGGGCTGTTCCTGGTATCGCTGGGCCGCACCCCGCTGGACGCGCGCCAGCGCCAGTTGCTGGACCATATCGAGGCGTCGTCCGGTGCGGCACGCGAGATGCTGAACACGCTGCTCGATTTCTCCAAGCTCGATGCCGGCGTGGTCACGTCGCGGCCCCGCCCCTTCCGGCTGCAGCCGGTGCTGCACAAGCTCGAAAACGAGTTCGCCCCGCAGGCCAACGCGCGCGGGCTGGTCTATCGCACGCGCGATACCACGGCGACGGCCTTTGGCGACCCCACGCTGACCGAGCTGATCCTGCGCAACCTGATTGCCAACGCCATCCGCTACACGCGCACGGGCGGCGTGCTGGTGGCCTGCCGCAAGCGGCGTTTCCACGTGTCGGTGGAGGTCTGGGATACCGGCATCGGCATTCCGGATAGTCAGCATCGGGCGATCTTTCGCGAATTCCACCAACTGGGCAATCCCGAGCGCGACCAGCGCAAGGGGCTGGGCCTGGGGCTGGCCATCGTGGACGGCCTGGCGCGCACCATGCAGACGTCGGTGACGCTGAAGTCGGTGCCACACCGGGGGTCGGTGTTCCGCTTCCGGCTGCCGCTGGCGTGGACGGCCCCCGAGGAATCGGTCCTGCCCGGCGCCGCCACCCGGCTGGACGGGTTGCGCGTGCTGGTAATCGACGACGATCCGGCCATCCGCGAGGCCATGGCTGGCCTGCTGACGGTCTGGAACTGCCCGAACCGGACGGCCGAAACCGAGGAAGAGGCGCTGGCGCTGCTTTCCGGCTTTACCCCGGACTTGCTGCTGGCCGACTACCGCCTGCGCGGCCACCGCACCGGGCTGGAGGCCATTGCCGCCATCCGCGAGCGCGCCGGGCGCGACCTGCCGGCCATCGTCATCACCGGCGACACCGCCGCCGACCGCCTGCGCAATGTCCACGCGGGCGGCACGGCCCTGCTGCACAAGCCAGTGGTGCCTGGTGAACTGCATGCCGCCATCGGCGCGCTGCTCTACGACGCCGATTAG
- a CDS encoding response regulator transcription factor, which yields MSRARLLLIDDHTLFRTGLKLLLADSPSVASIIEAGSVMEAVQAHASQPVDILLLDIQMPGLNGIEGIKVLRRHFAAARIVIVSGTSHIDAIPADARREIAGFLPKSADAVDIERAIASCLSGGTHFPADGGGLGAGSATNGHAPAYEPSQLTPRQLEVLTQLSLGRSNKVIAYHLGLSENTVRVHVAAILDHLGVVSRVEAILEAQRRGLVQTLR from the coding sequence ATGTCGCGTGCCCGACTCCTGCTGATCGATGACCACACCCTGTTTCGCACGGGGCTGAAGCTGCTGCTGGCGGACAGCCCCAGCGTGGCGTCGATCATCGAGGCGGGCTCGGTCATGGAGGCCGTGCAGGCCCACGCCAGCCAGCCCGTGGATATCCTGCTGCTCGACATCCAGATGCCAGGCCTGAACGGCATCGAAGGCATCAAGGTACTGCGCCGGCACTTTGCCGCGGCGCGCATCGTGATCGTGTCGGGCACGTCGCATATCGACGCCATCCCGGCCGACGCGCGGCGCGAGATCGCCGGCTTCCTGCCCAAGTCCGCCGATGCCGTGGACATCGAGCGCGCCATCGCCAGCTGCCTGTCGGGCGGCACGCATTTTCCGGCCGATGGCGGCGGCCTTGGCGCGGGCAGCGCCACCAACGGCCATGCGCCGGCCTACGAGCCGAGCCAGCTCACGCCGCGCCAGCTGGAAGTGCTGACGCAGCTGAGCCTGGGGCGATCGAACAAGGTCATCGCCTATCACCTTGGCCTGTCCGAGAACACCGTGCGCGTGCACGTGGCGGCCATCCTGGACCATCTGGGCGTGGTCAGCCGCGTGGAAGCCATCCTCGAAGCGCAGCGCCGCGGGCTGGTGCAGACGCTGCGCTGA
- the pepE gene encoding dipeptidase PepE produces the protein MDLLLLSNSTSNEGYLVHAAQAIAELADGRTEALFVPYAGVTRDWDSYAAQVREAFAQVGIAVKSLHEQADTLAAVNAATLIVVGGGNTFRLLQVLRQQGLLAPMADRVRSGAARYIGWSAGSNLATPTIRTTNDMPVVDPGGFDALNLVPFQINPHYYNLEIEGFRGETRDQRLAEFTTLSPDTPVLGLPEGNWVRVSGGQCVLHGPHAARWFLDATTWDVMAGPLALPV, from the coding sequence ATGGACCTGCTCCTCCTCAGCAACTCGACCTCGAACGAGGGTTACCTTGTTCACGCCGCCCAGGCCATCGCCGAACTGGCCGATGGCCGTACCGAAGCCCTGTTCGTGCCCTACGCGGGCGTGACGCGCGACTGGGACAGCTACGCCGCGCAGGTGCGCGAAGCCTTCGCGCAGGTTGGCATCGCGGTGAAGTCGCTGCATGAGCAGGCCGATACCCTGGCGGCCGTGAACGCCGCCACGCTGATCGTGGTGGGCGGCGGCAATACCTTCCGGCTGCTGCAGGTGCTGCGCCAGCAAGGCCTGCTGGCGCCGATGGCCGACCGCGTGCGCAGCGGCGCCGCGCGCTATATCGGCTGGAGCGCCGGGTCCAACCTGGCCACGCCGACCATCCGCACGACCAACGACATGCCGGTGGTTGACCCGGGCGGCTTCGATGCGCTGAACCTGGTGCCGTTCCAGATCAATCCGCACTACTACAACCTGGAAATCGAGGGCTTCCGGGGCGAAACGCGCGACCAGCGGCTGGCCGAGTTCACCACGCTGTCGCCGGACACCCCGGTGCTGGGCCTGCCCGAGGGCAACTGGGTGCGCGTGTCGGGCGGCCAGTGCGTGCTGCATGGCCCACATGCCGCACGCTGGTTCCTCGATGCCACGACCTGGGACGTCATGGCCGGCCCGCTGGCGCTTCCCGTCTGA
- a CDS encoding phosphodiesterase yields MTLANPAPYLVAQLTDLHIKAGGKLSYRLVDTAGALHLAIDTLLAAPQLPDVVVVTGDLVDFGHEHEYRFLRDILQRLPMPVKLLPGNHDHRTSLRAVFPDHDYLFAQGDAESPVHYAIDAGPLRLVGFDCTVPGKPGGRAEPDGLAWLDAALSGAPTQPTLVMLHHPPFHTGIGHMDVQGLENAAALEAVIARHPQVERVICGHLHRQITRRFGGTIAMTAPGPAHQVALDLDPQAPSCFRMEPPGYLLHWWHPQHGLVTHLAAIGDHGARHPFFDAQGKLID; encoded by the coding sequence ATGACCCTCGCAAACCCGGCGCCCTACCTGGTGGCGCAACTCACCGATCTGCACATCAAGGCCGGCGGCAAGCTGTCGTACCGCTTGGTGGATACGGCCGGCGCGCTGCACCTGGCCATCGACACGCTGCTGGCCGCCCCGCAGCTGCCCGACGTCGTAGTCGTCACCGGCGACCTGGTCGACTTTGGCCACGAGCACGAGTACCGCTTCCTGCGCGACATCCTGCAGCGCTTGCCAATGCCCGTGAAGCTGCTGCCCGGCAATCACGATCACCGCACGTCGCTGCGCGCCGTGTTCCCCGACCACGACTACCTGTTCGCCCAGGGCGACGCTGAATCGCCGGTGCATTACGCGATCGATGCCGGCCCGCTGCGGCTGGTCGGTTTCGACTGCACCGTGCCCGGCAAACCCGGTGGCCGCGCCGAGCCCGACGGGCTGGCCTGGCTCGATGCCGCGCTGTCTGGCGCGCCCACGCAGCCAACGCTGGTGATGCTGCACCATCCGCCGTTCCATACCGGCATCGGCCATATGGACGTGCAGGGGCTGGAGAACGCGGCGGCGCTGGAAGCCGTGATCGCCCGGCACCCGCAGGTGGAACGCGTGATTTGCGGCCATCTGCACCGGCAGATCACGCGGCGCTTTGGGGGCACCATCGCCATGACCGCGCCCGGACCCGCGCACCAGGTGGCGCTGGACCTGGACCCGCAGGCGCCGTCGTGCTTCCGCATGGAGCCGCCGGGCTACCTCCTGCACTGGTGGCATCCGCAGCACGGACTGGTCACGCATCTGGCCGCCATCGGCGACCACGGCGCGCGGCATCCGTTCTTCGACGCGCAGGGCAAGCTGATCGACTGA
- a CDS encoding ABC transporter ATP-binding protein, translating into MHEPTPIRLRQCAKTFADGTLALQPLDLDIGAGETVVLLGPSGCGKTTTLRIIAGLEAPDPGGEVWFGDTRVTDQPIEQRGVGMVFQNYALFPNMTVAENIGYGLRVRRERRLDSAARRRRVDEMLAMMHLEPFADRRIDQLSGGQRQRVALARAIAVQPRVLLLDEPLTALDAKLRDALRADINQLLRSLHITAVYVTHDQAEAMALGDRIIVMDKGRIAQTGTPQDIYRAPANAFVADFIGTMNHLPGTAEAGRWRVPGGTVPMGPPDDAPITSTARLMFRPEDVALVHADDAHVEGTVVTALFLGNHTRLLVDVGAAAPLIVDTARRDAWAAGTRVGLRIDTQHLITLCQAA; encoded by the coding sequence ATGCATGAGCCCACCCCCATCCGCCTGCGCCAGTGCGCCAAGACGTTCGCGGACGGCACGCTGGCGCTGCAGCCGCTTGACCTGGATATCGGCGCCGGCGAGACCGTGGTGCTGCTGGGCCCGTCGGGCTGCGGCAAGACCACCACGTTGCGCATCATCGCCGGGCTGGAAGCGCCCGACCCCGGCGGCGAGGTCTGGTTTGGCGACACGCGCGTGACCGACCAGCCCATCGAGCAGCGCGGCGTGGGCATGGTGTTCCAGAACTATGCGCTGTTCCCGAACATGACCGTGGCCGAGAACATCGGCTACGGCCTGCGGGTGCGGCGCGAGCGGCGCCTGGACAGCGCCGCGCGCCGCCGCCGCGTGGACGAGATGCTGGCAATGATGCATCTGGAACCGTTTGCCGACCGCCGCATCGACCAGTTGTCGGGCGGCCAGCGCCAGCGCGTGGCCCTGGCCCGCGCCATCGCCGTGCAGCCGCGCGTGCTGCTGCTGGACGAACCGCTGACAGCGCTCGACGCCAAGCTGCGCGACGCGCTGCGTGCCGACATCAACCAGTTGCTGCGCAGCCTGCATATCACCGCCGTCTACGTCACGCACGACCAGGCCGAGGCCATGGCGCTGGGTGACCGCATCATCGTGATGGACAAGGGGCGCATCGCGCAGACCGGCACGCCGCAGGACATCTACCGCGCCCCGGCCAACGCGTTCGTGGCCGACTTCATCGGCACCATGAACCACCTGCCGGGCACCGCCGAGGCCGGCCGCTGGCGCGTGCCGGGCGGCACGGTGCCGATGGGGCCGCCCGACGACGCCCCGATCACGTCCACCGCGCGCCTCATGTTCCGCCCCGAGGACGTGGCGTTGGTACATGCCGACGATGCCCATGTGGAAGGCACCGTCGTCACGGCGCTGTTCCTGGGCAACCACACCCGCCTGCTTGTGGACGTGGGCGCCGCCGCGCCGCTGATCGTCGACACCGCGCGCCGCGACGCGTGGGCCGCCGGCACGCGCGTGGGCCTGCGCATCGATACCCAACACCTGATCACGCTTTGCCAAGCCGCATGA
- a CDS encoding ABC transporter permease, giving the protein MTQRSPALFLFALPALLVFLAFFCLPMARLIEVSLTGRDGAGVYWTVLTSGRYLHSLMVTVLLSALVTLATLVIAGIAGTFLQRHPVPGKPVLVAMLTFPLAFPGVVIGFMVIMLGGRNGLLANIGDLLAGERWTFAYGLAGLFVGYLYFSIPRVILTVMAAVEKLDPSLEEAARSLGASPWRVVRDVMLPALMPAMMSSGAICFATSMGAFGTAFTLATQLDVLPLTIYNEFTNYANFGMAAALSILLGVVTWALLALARWYSGDTVAATA; this is encoded by the coding sequence ATGACCCAGCGATCCCCCGCCCTGTTCCTGTTCGCGCTGCCCGCGCTGCTGGTCTTCCTGGCCTTCTTCTGCCTGCCGATGGCGCGGCTGATCGAAGTCAGCCTGACCGGCCGTGACGGCGCGGGGGTCTACTGGACCGTGCTCACCAGCGGCCGCTACCTGCACAGCCTGATGGTGACCGTGCTGTTGTCGGCGCTGGTGACGCTGGCCACGCTGGTGATCGCCGGCATCGCCGGCACCTTCCTGCAGCGCCATCCGGTGCCGGGCAAGCCCGTGCTGGTGGCGATGCTGACGTTTCCGCTGGCGTTCCCGGGCGTGGTGATCGGCTTCATGGTCATCATGCTGGGCGGCCGCAACGGCCTGCTGGCCAACATCGGCGACCTGCTGGCCGGCGAGCGCTGGACTTTTGCCTACGGGCTGGCCGGGCTGTTCGTCGGCTATCTCTATTTCTCGATTCCGCGCGTGATCCTGACCGTGATGGCCGCCGTGGAAAAGCTCGACCCCTCGCTGGAAGAAGCCGCGCGATCCCTTGGCGCCAGCCCGTGGCGCGTGGTGCGCGACGTGATGCTGCCCGCGCTGATGCCGGCCATGATGTCCAGCGGCGCCATCTGCTTTGCCACCAGCATGGGCGCGTTCGGCACGGCCTTCACGCTGGCCACGCAGCTCGACGTGCTGCCGCTGACGATCTACAACGAGTTCACCAACTACGCCAACTTCGGCATGGCCGCCGCGCTGTCGATCCTGCTTGGCGTGGTGACATGGGCCCTGCTGGCGCTGGCGCGCTGGTATTCCGGCGATACCGTCGCCGCCACCGCCTGA